Genomic segment of Iocasia fonsfrigidae:
ATGAGCTTATTTTAGATGTTTTTAGTTTTACAAATAAAAAAAACCATGAGTATGATGAGTTACTAGAATTTCTCCATAATAAATTTAAATTGCACAGAGACCTGGTAATTTTATCTGATGAAGATTTTATTGAGCTAATAAGTTTAAATAGGGAAATAGTTACTAGAAATAGAATAGGAGATGATGGTATAACCAAAGAAGGTGATTTGTTTACTGAAGAATACCTTCCTGCTGAATCTATCCTCTATACTTTATTACTTGTTAATGGAATTATTAATGATAAACAGAATTTAATTAAGAAATATAAAAGTGATTTCCCTAAAATTTTACAAATGGGTGGGGATAGTACTATTGGAAAGGGAATTGTAAAAATGAAAATTTGTGATCCTTCTAATGGAGGGGTAAAGGATGAATAAGCTCAAAGATATGGAAAGAGAACGAGCCAGGCTGGGTTTTTATATAGTTAAAGAAATTATTAAACAGGATAATGAAACTGCCAAAAAATTTAAAACACATATTAAGAATATTCCAATGTATATCTATGCAAATGGTCTTATTGCCACTCTAGCTTTTATATTAAAAAAATCGAATCAAAATAATTCAAATAAGCTTAATCTAGAAGAAAAAAGTTATAATTATATTAGCAAAATATTAGTGGATTACTTTGAACAGTATACAATATTAAAAAAAATAGAGGTGCAAGAACAAAAATTAGAAAACCTAATTCAAGAGATTATTAATCTTAGTAGTGAAAAGGAATATAGGCAATACACCTTGGAAGTATTATTTTTTTTGGAATGGGCAGTTAAATTTTCAGAGGGAATGATTGGAAATGAGTAAAGTGAGTAAAAATACCTTCTATTGGAAATATAAAGACAATTGTAAATATAATAATAAAACTTATGAGTTTATGTTTTTGCAGAATATTGATTATGATCAAATTGAAAAGGCAAATATTGAAGATTTAAATTTTAATTATAGGTTAAATAGTATATTATTGAGTAGGACTGAATTAAATAATAAATCACTAGATATACAGTCTTTAGAGGATTTAATATACGACAGTAAGACATATTGCAATCATTTAACGGCAGAACGCAAAATTCCAAAAGAATTATGCAATTATTCGTGTATTGTAAAAGAGTATTGCGAAAATATGAATTTAGAGTTAATAAGTGATAATATGGATATGAGGGTTGATGATAAGTTGATTATTGGACTGGGTAACCCAAGTGTATTAGAAACTTCAATGACTATTCATCATGTATATGGCGTTCCATATCTACCAGGTCAAGCTTTAAAAGGTATTTTTAGAAAATATTTTGTTGATGAAGTTATAGAAAATAAAGGGAGAGATGAGATTGATTTGAAAGACGGTATTAGCAAAGATTTGTATAGTAAGTTATTTGGAGATGATTTTGAAAGTGAAAATGAGGGAAAAGTGAAAAAGTCAGGTATAGTATTTTTTGATGCTTTTCCTATTGAAAATTATAAAATAGATCAAGATATTATAAATGTTCATTATAACAATTATTATCAGGAAAATAAATTTCCTGATGGTACTGATGATCCAAATCTTGTGAATTTTTATGTAGTTAAAGATACTACATTTAAAGTTTTATTTGCTTTAGATAAAAATATATTTAAAGGTTATGAATTTCTATTTGGTAAACTTAAAAAATATATAAAAATGGCATTAGAAGACTATGGAATTGGTGCTAAAACTGCTATTGGTTATGGGTATTTGCAGTCTATTAATAATAATTGAGTTATTTTAAGAAAAAAATATGTGATTAAATAAGAAGGTCTCAAGATATATTTCTAGAATATATATTGATCGAAGGTAACTTTTAGGAGTGATATTTTTGCCGGAAATTCAAGTAGTATCTTTAAGATATGAGATTGAAGATGACCTATCATTGCGCTATGGACATAAATTACGGGGATATTTTGCTAATAATTTCAAAGAGATATTATTTCATAATCATCATGATAATGGAAGTCTCCGTTATGGTTATCCCCTTATTCAATATAAAATTGTAAATAAAAAACCATTTATTCTGGGAATCAATAAAGGTGGAGAGTTAATAACTGAGCATTTTCTTTCTATTGAAAAACTAGTACTGGATAATAAAGAATATCTCTCTCCTGGTGGCAAATTATCTGTTGATAGGGAATTAATAGAAGTTGATAATGATTATGATATGCCAGTCTATAAATATAATTTTATTACTCCCTGGCTAGGACTAAGCCAGGATAATTATAGAGTTTATAGAAGCAAATATATAAAAGCTCCACAAGAAGATAAGATGAATTTTTATAAATCTGTAATCACTGGAAATATTCTCAGTTTTGCTAAAGGAATAGACTGGTGGGTTGAAGAAGAAATTAAAGTAGTACCATCTTTATCTGATATTACAGTAAAATTTAAAGGTGAAGAGATGCTAGGATTTACTGGCTATTTCTTCTCCAATGTATATTTACCAGAATATATAGGATTGGGTAAATCTACTAGTCGAGGGTTTGGTACAATTATAAGGGAAAAAGTAATTTAAAGAAACAATTCTGAAGGAAAATTATTGATGAATAAATATACAGTAGTCGATGATTGCAGTTATATTAGTATCTAGTTGGTGATTAAATTTTGCGGCAAAACTATCAAAACAGGGGTAAAATTTATAAATATACGGTAAAAAAAGAGAGGGTTATCTTCTCAAAAATTGCTGATGATTGCTGTTATATAAACAATCTTGCTCCGTGACGGGTTTAAATAATAAATCCATTATAAGAAGGATTGAAACGATAAGCTATTTCTGCCTGGTTAGAAGTCTCATATCGTTTAAATAATAAATCCATTATAAGAAGGATTGAAACGACACTATTAGAAGCAGATTACTAGCAGCCTTTTTCGTTTAAATAATAAATCCATTATAAGAAGGATTGAAACCAATAATAGTCATCTTGGATTTTTTCTAATTTTTTCAGTTTAAATAATAAATCCATTATAAGAAGGATTGAAACGCGTTGTGGAGTTGACCTCTCCGCAATGGAGGGCCACCGTTTAAATAATAAATCCATTATAAGAAGGATTGAAACTTACTGATTTGGCGGCTTATAACGAAGGGATACTAGGTTTAAATAATAAATCCATTATAAGAAGGATTGAAACGAAATTAATATCTTATCTTATTATTGGATGATATTAGGTTTAAATAATAAATCCATTATAAGAAGGATTGAAACACCTCTATTTTCCTCATTTCCTCAAGCAATATATTTTTGTTTAAATAATAAATCTATTATAAGAAGGATTGAAACACCTCTATTTTCCTCATTTCCTCAAGCAATATATTTTTGTTTAAATAATAAATCTATTATAAGAAGGATTGAAACACCTCTATTTTCCTCATTTCCTCAAGCAATATATTTTTGTTTAAATAATAAATCTATTATAAGAAGGATTGAAACATTGATGTCTCTATACCCTCCGCTTCAGCCAACTTTTGTTTAAATAATAAATCCACTATAAGAAGGATTGAATGTAACATTAATTTTTGCTTTATGGACAAAACTAATATTTATAGTAAAAAATAACTAAAAAATAGAAAAAATCAAGAAAAAACAAGGAAATGATGCCCTCCTGTTGAAATATATGTTTAAAGTAAATATATAAAATAACAGGAGTGTAAAATGTGAAAGGTATATTATCTTATGGTTGCCGCTTTAATAAATTAGAAACAGAAATAACTATTAAGCCTCTAGATGATGATTTAGCAGGTTTTGAAACAACACTTAAAAAGGAATTTATCAGGAAGATTTTTTTTGATTACTATAGTAATATCTATGTTATTAAAGGTTATTATCCTAATAATGACGTTGATGAATGTTTTAAAGGAGTAGAACTAGAAAGATGGGCGAGTTTGAAAAATAGTCATAAAGATGCTGTAAAAAAAGTAAGGATCAGATGGGTTAGGGGAGAACATGTTGACAGAGAAATAAGTTTTAATGCATGTGCTATAAAATATAAAGAAGAAATAGATACTATGAACCATCATTTTTATTTATTATTAATAGATGTAGATAGGGAAAGAGAAATTGGCTATAATAATACAATAACAGTTAATAACAGTAATCTTTTATATATTACCATCAAACCCTATATAGAAAATAAGTCTCTTAATTCCGTACTGAGAAAATTAGATAATAAATATACATCTATAAGTGACCTAAAAAGTAATTATGCTTTAATAAATGACTTGCCTACAACTGGTATAGCAAGCACAAGGAGCATTGTAGAAGAAGATTATTGGGAAATGAAATTACTAGTATTTTCTTTAAGCACAGAATTCAAGTCGGTCTCCTTTGAACTAAATATAAACTTTAATAAAAATGGTTATGATGGGCTAGTTAACAATGGTAGACCTTTGAATATATTGAGGAGAATAATATCAGTACTAACTAGGCATATAAGTAGCGAGGCAATAAAAGATGTAGAAAACATAAAGAAAAATTTTGATATAGAAAAGGTGCTTTTGTCCAGGCAACTAAAGGAAAAGGTGAAAGAAATAATCAAAAGAGAAGACCTGATTATACAGCCCAGCCTTAATTCTATACGTCTTTGTAAGAATAATAATGGTATTGGAATAGGTATGAGCATGAACCAAGAATTAAATTCTCGAATGAACTGGTATCAAAAAGTAAATTTAAAACCACCTAAAAAAGATTTCACATTAGGTAATTATCAACTGAGTTTACCAGATTACGATTATGAATCTTATGATTATTCCAGCTGGAGAACTTTTAAGTATAATTCTAATAAAATGATGAAAGGTGAAGACATAAAGCAGTTACAAATGATCCTTAATCAATTTGGTGCTAATCTTGAAGTGGATGGGTATTATGGTTCTTCAACTAGGAAAGCTGTCATAGGATTTCAAAAGAGTAGTGGTTTATCAACTGATGGTGTAGTTGGACCAAATACTAGGGAAGAGATAAAAAAAGGCCTGGGGATGGAAATTGATAAATTTGAGATTGTCATTACAAGAAATGAAGAAACAGAGAAAACAACTGTAGGACAAATAAATGTTGAAGGAGAAGATATTGGATATACTTTAGAAAGGGCCTGGAAAAATAACCAAAATAATGAAAGTAGAATTCCTGCTGGAGAATATGAGGCTTTTATTAGGAAAGCTGGAACAAGTAAATGGAAATATGATGTAATCCAATTAAAGAATGTACCTGGCCGAACAGCTATACAAATTCATAGGGGTAATATCTATCCACATACAGTGGGTTGTATATTAGTTGGAAAGTATAAAAGGGAAGTGATAGAAAAAATTTATATAAGAGATTATGCAGATGATTATAGCAAAGATATTATAGGTACAGATATGGTTTTGGATAGCAGAGTGGCACTTAATGAAATTATGGATAAATATAAAGAAAAGGGAGGAAAAATTGTTGTAACAATAAAAGACAATTTTTAGATATAATTTAGGCGTAGTAATTCTAAATGACTTTGAAAAAATATAAAATTTTTAATAGAAGGAGAAAGATAATGAAGTTAAAGGGACGATTGTTTTGGCTTTTTATTATAATTATAATTTTAATAGTTTGTTTTATTAGTTTAGATGTAGGGTTGGAAGTTCTGGGAATTAAACAAGAAGAAGTAATAAATTTTACAGATGGAAATTTAGAGCAGATAATTCGAAAGGAGCTTCAAAAAGACTCAGGAGTCATAACAATAAGTGAGGTTAAAGATATAAGAAAATTAGATGCCAGTGATAGTTCAATAACCTCCATAGAAGGGATTAAACACTTAACTAATTTAACTAAGTTAAATCTATCAAGAAATAAAATTGAAGATATTGATGAATTGAAGTATTTAACTAAATTAAGTAGCCTTGATTTAAGTGTTCTTCCCTTATATAAGGAGGGTGATTTAAGTCCATTATCTAAGCTAACAAATTTAAAGTCTTTGAAGCTCTCTAGAAATTATATTGCTGATTTAAGTTCATTACAGAATCTTACTAATTTAACTTATTTAAGACTTTGTTTTAATCAAATAAGTGATATCAGTCCACTAAGAAATCTTACTAATTTAACCGAGTTATATCTTCAAACTAATTACATTGAAAATATAGATCCGTTAGCAAATTTAACTAATTTAAGGATTTTAAATCTAGATATTGAAAATACAATAAATAATGTTGAAGTATTATTGAATTTAAATAAATTAGAAGAATTACATTTATCCAATGTGTATATTGCGAAAGAAGATATAGGGTTGTTGGGAAAACTTAAAAATCTAAATTTAACTGCCCTAAGTTTAGGAGGAAATAATATTGAAGATATAAGTCTACTAAAAGACTTTACTAATTTAATTTATTTAGCTCTTGACGGGAATGAGATAACAGATATATCTCCACTTATTCATATAAAAAAGCTGGAAACACTTTGTATAACCCAAAATAAAATAAAGGATATAGAACCTTTATTGGAGTTAAAAAACTTATCATATGTTGATTTAAGTGATAATGAATTTGATAAAAGCAAAGGTTCAGAAGCAATGAAAATAGTAAATAAATTAAGAGATAGGGGGTCAAAAGTTATTTTAGATTATGATTATTAAGTAGTGTACAGAAGTAAGGTAAAATTAATTAAATGTTGTATAATATTGCTTTAGAAAAAAGCATATATCTAAGAAAATTAGAGTGTCAATTAATTTTATAAATTTGTCCTAGCTTAATTATAAAAATATAAAGGTTGATTTTAATATTAGATAACCCTATTTCAACAAGAAAATTTCTGAAATAGGGTATTTTAATTTCAGGATAGTTATTTAGACTGAGAGAGTATAATATAAATTATTCTTCCAGCAATTCACTAAAAGACTTTCTTAACTGAATAATTATATAGCCCTGAGTATCTCGGTCAGCCTGCTGATAGGTTTCCAGTAGTGAATGTAATAAACGGTAAAATGTTGCTTTTTCCTTATTTTGATCTTGTAATTTATTTTCCATCAATTCCAAAAAAGCTTTTTCTGTTGCAGGAAGATCATTTATAAGATTAATTGCTTGCTCAAGAATTTCTTTATTATTTTTCTTCATAGGCCCTTTCCCTGTTTCCAACCATTTTTTATTAATGCCGAAAACAAGTGAAATAGCATTTAATAATTGACTTGTCGGATTACTATGTCCACTTTCTATTTGTCCTATTGTGGACCGTCCAAAAGAAATTTTATCTGCTAAATCCTGTTGGGTTAAATCATAAATTTTTCTTAATTGCTTGATATTACTTATTATTATGTCGTTATTCATAATTTGAGCTCCTTTATATAAAAAGAGGTAAAAATTTTCCTTGACAATGTTAAATATAAACAATATAATATAAATAAAGGAGGATTAAAGTTTATATTTAACAAAATGATTTGAATTAAAAAAAGCTAGAGTTATCCCTGGCTCTTTCTAAAATAGAAAGGAGGTATCCATCTATTAATCCAGGGTAAAAAGAGAACAGCCGCCAGCTGTTCTGTTAGCTTATTCCATTAATAATTATACCATATGGACAGGTTTTTGTAAATTTGTGGTAGGGGGTGTTTTGCTGGAGTATGGTTCCCGGGAGGGGTTGCTGTGCAAAGAGAAGAGAAATTGCAAGGTCTACCAGAATATCAACCGGGAGATAAGATCTACAAGTTGTTTAATCACGATATAGTAATAATAAGGGGAAAAGATGAGGAGTTTATCATTAAAATTGTCAAGTTGAAAAAGAATAGAAGTGTTTGACCTGGGGCCCTGGGCCGGGAATTTATTTTCTCGGTCCATTTCTTATGCCTAGAAAATATTCTGTTGGTTATTGTATTTAACAAAGGGGGTTTTTATTATGAAAATAACAAAGGTTGATGTAATGCAGGTAGTGACTACAGAGTCAGATGGTTCTGTACGAGAAGATTGGCGGCCGGTAATTTGCCGGATTTATACTGACGAAGGAATATATGGCGATGGTGAGGCAGCACTAGCTTACGGGATTGGGGCACCAGCGGCTTATGGAATGGTCAAGGATTTAGCCAGACTTATTATAGGGATGGATCCCTTAGACAATGAAGTTATTTGGGATAAACTATATAAAAGAACATTTTGGGGACAAAATGGCGGTCCGGTAGTATTTGCTGGTATATCAGCTTTAGATATTGCACTCTGGGATATTAAAGGAAAGTATTTTGATGTTCCCGTTTATAAAATTTTAGGCGGCAAACGTCGTGATAACTTGCGTACATATGCAAGTCAGCTGCAATTTGGCTGGGGGCCAGAATTTCAAGAACTAAGTAAAACTGAAGATTATGTTAAGGCCAGTAAAAAGGCGGTAGAAGAAGGTTATGATTGTATAAAAATAGACTTTTTCACTTATGACCGTGATGGTCGAGCTTTCACTGATGAAGATATGACTCGTTTACGTCCTCAATATTATATCAATCTGGTTGAGGAACGTATAGCAGCTGTTCGTGAAGCTATTGGTCCAGATGTTGATATAATTATGGAGAATCACTCTAATCCTGATGCTAATAGTGCAGTGCAGCTTGGTAGAGTAGCTCAACAATATAATATTTTTTATTTTGAAGAACCAAACACCCCTACACCCAAGAAAGCAAAATATATATGTGATAAGTTAGAAATGCCAATTGCACATGGAGAAAGAGTTTATTCCCGCTGGCAGTATGCACCATATTTTGAAAATCAGTCTGTTCAAGTTATCCAACCCGATCTTGGAAATACCGGTGGTCTGACTGAAGGCAAGAAAATTTGTGATATGGCCTATACTTATGATGTTTCTGTCCAGGCGCATGTCTGTGCAAGTCCAATCTCAACAGTTGCGGCATTGCATCTTGAAAGTGTGATACCAAACTTTGTGATTCATGAACACCATAGAATTAATCTTTGTGATTATAATAAAAAATTGTGTATACATGATTATCAACCTAAAGATGGTAAATATAAAGTGCCAGAACTACCAGGTTTAGGTAATGAGTTTTCGGAATTTGCCTTAACTCATTGTGAAAAAGTTACAGTTGAGTAAAGTCAACTAATTGTAGATTTATTGTGGATGAAGAATTTTAAAAAATAGTCTGGTTTAATCTCTGAACAATGTCAATTCAATAGTTTTATGTCTGAAATTGCTTATAAAATATTAAGATATTTATTATTTATCTAAGTACACAAAGAATTAAAGCATAGATCACTTTTTATATCATTGCTCAGGGATTAAACCTAAACTTAAATTAAATAAGAAATTCAATAAATTATGGATATGATGTTGCTAATAAAAAGTAAAGATATGCTTTATATATTTTATGCCAATATTAAGATTAAGTAAATTGTTATTAATTTAATTAAAAGGGGGAGATATAATGAGTATTAAAGTAATAGAAGAACCTGCACCTAAACCTGGGGTATTAAAAAAACCTGAATTATTTGCACTTTCAATTGGACAGGTTATTGGTGCTGGAGTCATAACACTTATAGTTCCCGCTATGAAAATGACGGGGTACTCTGCCTGGCTGGCCTATTTTATAGCTATTTTTTTTGGTTTTATTACCCTTGCACCTGTAGTTTTTGTAGCTTCAACTGTAAGGCTTGGTGGAGGTTTTTACTCACTTATCTGTGATATGGCAGGGCCTACAGTGTCAGGGATTTATGCCTTTGGTTATCTGGCGCAAACAATCTCACTTTCTTTATTTGGAGTAGCTGCCGCTGAATACATGAGTGATACTTTTCCAGTTTTTTCAGGTTCATTTTCAAAGATCGTAATTGGGATATTTTTGCTCACATTATTTTATTTAGTTAATTTGATGGGTATCAATATCATGGCTACAATACAGAAATATATGACCTGGCTCCTTATTGTTGCTTTATTAATGTTTACTGCTTTTGGCATAGCAAATATTAAGCTTCCAATTTTTGAATTTACTAACCCGGGTTTTCTGGCTAATGGTTGGATCCAATTTACAAAAGGCGGCCTGCTGGAAGCATTGAAAAGTGAGAGCGGGCTGTTGAAAGCTGGTTTTATTCCAGCTATATTGCTATATGTATATTCTACTCAGGGATATATGATGACCATTGCTTATGGTCGTGAATCCAAAAATGCTACTCATGATATTCCTTTTGCAATATTAATGTCAGTTCCTGCTTTGATTGTTTTGTATGTAGGTGTTGCGATTGCTGCAACTGGCAGTTTTTCGATTGCAGAATTTGGCAATTCAACTTCCCTTACTTATGCAGCAAAGGCTATCATGCCTAATTTTTTATTTTATGTTTTTATTATAGCTGGACCAATAATGTGTCTTTTATCAACTCTTAACTCTTCGTTTGCATTTAGTGCTATAACTATTGGTCAAAGCTGTGAAGATGGCTGGCTGCCTAAGAAATTTGGAGAAAGAAATAGCAGAGGTGCTCGCAAATATGTTTTAACATTTATGTATATAATTGGTGTTCTTCCGATTATATTTCAACTTCGAATTACAACGATTACTAACCTAATACAGCTGGTTGTAGCGGCACTAACTTTTTTATATTTTGTGGCCTATTTTAAAATGCCCAGAAAATATCCAGAAGCATGGAACAAATCACATCTTAATATTCCTAACTGGATATATTATACAATTGTTGTTATAAGTCTGCTAGCTAATTTAATAATATTTCTTAAGTCAATAATTAGCATCAGTTTCATACTTGCTATGAGTTTAATAGTAGCTCTGGCTATTGCTATAGCTATTGGAATATGGCGCTCTAGAACAGGAGATATTAATATTCACACTTCAGTCTGGGTTAAATAAAGAATAACTGATTTGGTATTGGTCCTTTAATACCTTGCTAATTCATATTTGATTTGACCTCTCCAAATTTAGCCTGGACAATTATGAATTTAATGGAATTCCTATATATTGTTGCAAAGTTATTATTTTTATTTCATAATCCAGATATGATTATAGATTTCTTTGAAATATAAGTATCTATAAAGGGGTATATTATGGATAGTCAAGCGTTAAAGAAAAAGATAGTATCCATATTTGAAACTGTCCACAGAGCATTTATTTCTGTTGGTGGAGGGTGGCTTGCCAGTTAATTGACAAATAAATTGTTATTTTAGGGGAAGATTATAAAAGTCTTCCTCTTTTTTTATTTAATAATATGATTTTACCATAAAACAAAATATAATCTTCCTTTGTGAGATTATAAAAACTTTAAATATTTGAATTTTAACAAAGTATTAACAGTTTATTAATATCGTTGAAATAAGAATCTGTTATTATACATATTAGTGCACAGAAATTAAGCAGATATGTAATTTTATATTCTATTTATCAACAAAGAATATTTTGCCTGGATAATACTTAGGAGGGAAGGAAATATGTTGAAATGCTGTGCTCACCGCGGTTATTCTTCCAGAGCGCCTGAAAATACTATGGCTGCTATAGAAATGGCCTTACATACATCAGGAATTACTGGAGTAGAGATTGATATTCAACTTACAAAAGACTTAGTTCCGGTAGTAATACATGATTTTTTTATTGATAGAACTACCAATGGACAAGGCTTTGTCAGAGATAAAGATTATCAACAATTAAGTAAATTTGATGCTGGCAGCTGGTTTAAAGCTGAATATAAAGGAGAGAAGATACCAGCGCTAGAGGAAGTATTACAGCTTTTTAAGGAAACAGAGAGTAAAGATGATTTAATAATAGAGATAAAGTCTGACGGACATGATTCTCCTGAAATTGAGAAGAGGGTAATTGAGCTGATAAAACAATTTAATTTGACCTCTCAGGTTTATATAAAATCATTCAATCATGAGATTATAAAATCTATTAATGAGATTGATCCAGGGTTTAACACTGGCTTATTGATAAGTGGTCGCTCTACACTAATACTGGAACAACTTGAGTATACTAGGGCTAGTTTTATATCTATTTCTCATTATTATCTAGACCAGAATATAATTGATCTGATGGAGAGTAATGGGATAGGAATCATGAGTTGGACTGTAAATAAAAGTAGCAATATTAATAGAATTACTGATCTGAGTGATAATATTGTAATAATTACTAATTATCCTGAAAAGGTTTTAGCTAGCAAAATTTAAGACGGTGCTTAATAGTAAAAAATCTGTAATAGAAGAGATATTTAAAGTTGAAAGAAAGGAGAAATTACAAATTGGCTAATATTATCTTGAAAAATGTAAGCAAGAAATATGGTAACAATACCATTATCAAAAATTTAAATCTTGAGATAGAGGATGGTTCATTTACAGTACTTGTAGGACCATCGGGATGTGGCAAGTCAACAATATTAAGAATGATTGCCGGTCTAGAGCAAGTAAATGGTGGAATCATATGCATTGGAAACAGGGAAGTAACAGATGTTCAGCCAGGCAAAAGGGAAATATCAATGGTATTTCAAAATTATGCGTTGTATCCTACTATGACGGTTAAACAGAATATAGAATTTGGTTTAAAGAATAAAAAGGTTGAGAGAAAAGACAGAGAAAAAGTGATCCAAGAAATATGTGAAATTGTTGGATTGTCAGAATGTTTAAATCGAAAACCCGCACATTTATCCGGAGGGCAAAGACAAAGAGTAGCTTTAGCGAGGGCTATGGTTAAAAAGCCTAAGGTATTTTTGATGGATGAGCCCTTATCTAACTTAGATGCAAAGCTTAGAATTCAAATGAGGACTGAACTTATTCAATTACATAAAAGGTTAGGAACGACTTTTCTATATGTTACCCATGATCAGGTAGAGGCTATGTCTATGGGAGACAAGATAGTGGTAATGAACGAAGGAGAAATTAAGCAAGCAGCTAATCCCGTTGAGCTATATAGAGAGCCTGAGAATTTATTTACAGCACAATTTGTTGGAGCGCCACCAATGAACATTATAACATTTGAAAATCCTTCACACGGTTTTACAAGAATTGGGTTTAGACCTGAAAAATCAATTATATCCCAGGATAAATCTGATAATAGTTTTTCTATTCAGGGCAAGATTGTTACGAGGGAGATATTAGGATCAGAAACTATATATCATATTAAAACTAATTTTGGGGGAATAAATGTAAAGTCATATTCTGAAGTTTTTAATGAAAATATAGATATATTTGTAA
This window contains:
- a CDS encoding leucine-rich repeat domain-containing protein codes for the protein MKLKGRLFWLFIIIIILIVCFISLDVGLEVLGIKQEEVINFTDGNLEQIIRKELQKDSGVITISEVKDIRKLDASDSSITSIEGIKHLTNLTKLNLSRNKIEDIDELKYLTKLSSLDLSVLPLYKEGDLSPLSKLTNLKSLKLSRNYIADLSSLQNLTNLTYLRLCFNQISDISPLRNLTNLTELYLQTNYIENIDPLANLTNLRILNLDIENTINNVEVLLNLNKLEELHLSNVYIAKEDIGLLGKLKNLNLTALSLGGNNIEDISLLKDFTNLIYLALDGNEITDISPLIHIKKLETLCITQNKIKDIEPLLELKNLSYVDLSDNEFDKSKGSEAMKIVNKLRDRGSKVILDYDY
- a CDS encoding mandelate racemase/muconate lactonizing enzyme family protein produces the protein MKITKVDVMQVVTTESDGSVREDWRPVICRIYTDEGIYGDGEAALAYGIGAPAAYGMVKDLARLIIGMDPLDNEVIWDKLYKRTFWGQNGGPVVFAGISALDIALWDIKGKYFDVPVYKILGGKRRDNLRTYASQLQFGWGPEFQELSKTEDYVKASKKAVEEGYDCIKIDFFTYDRDGRAFTDEDMTRLRPQYYINLVEERIAAVREAIGPDVDIIMENHSNPDANSAVQLGRVAQQYNIFYFEEPNTPTPKKAKYICDKLEMPIAHGERVYSRWQYAPYFENQSVQVIQPDLGNTGGLTEGKKICDMAYTYDVSVQAHVCASPISTVAALHLESVIPNFVIHEHHRINLCDYNKKLCIHDYQPKDGKYKVPELPGLGNEFSEFALTHCEKVTVE
- a CDS encoding CRISPR-associated endonuclease Cas6; the protein is MPEIQVVSLRYEIEDDLSLRYGHKLRGYFANNFKEILFHNHHDNGSLRYGYPLIQYKIVNKKPFILGINKGGELITEHFLSIEKLVLDNKEYLSPGGKLSVDRELIEVDNDYDMPVYKYNFITPWLGLSQDNYRVYRSKYIKAPQEDKMNFYKSVITGNILSFAKGIDWWVEEEIKVVPSLSDITVKFKGEEMLGFTGYFFSNVYLPEYIGLGKSTSRGFGTIIREKVI
- the cmr6 gene encoding type III-B CRISPR module RAMP protein Cmr6, yielding MSKVSKNTFYWKYKDNCKYNNKTYEFMFLQNIDYDQIEKANIEDLNFNYRLNSILLSRTELNNKSLDIQSLEDLIYDSKTYCNHLTAERKIPKELCNYSCIVKEYCENMNLELISDNMDMRVDDKLIIGLGNPSVLETSMTIHHVYGVPYLPGQALKGIFRKYFVDEVIENKGRDEIDLKDGISKDLYSKLFGDDFESENEGKVKKSGIVFFDAFPIENYKIDQDIINVHYNNYYQENKFPDGTDDPNLVNFYVVKDTTFKVLFALDKNIFKGYEFLFGKLKKYIKMALEDYGIGAKTAIGYGYLQSINNN
- a CDS encoding helix-turn-helix domain-containing protein, encoding MNNDIIISNIKQLRKIYDLTQQDLADKISFGRSTIGQIESGHSNPTSQLLNAISLVFGINKKWLETGKGPMKKNNKEILEQAINLINDLPATEKAFLELMENKLQDQNKEKATFYRLLHSLLETYQQADRDTQGYIIIQLRKSFSELLEE
- the cmr5 gene encoding type III-B CRISPR module-associated protein Cmr5, whose translation is MNKLKDMERERARLGFYIVKEIIKQDNETAKKFKTHIKNIPMYIYANGLIATLAFILKKSNQNNSNKLNLEEKSYNYISKILVDYFEQYTILKKIEVQEQKLENLIQEIINLSSEKEYRQYTLEVLFFLEWAVKFSEGMIGNE
- a CDS encoding DUF5675 family protein, whose amino-acid sequence is MKGILSYGCRFNKLETEITIKPLDDDLAGFETTLKKEFIRKIFFDYYSNIYVIKGYYPNNDVDECFKGVELERWASLKNSHKDAVKKVRIRWVRGEHVDREISFNACAIKYKEEIDTMNHHFYLLLIDVDREREIGYNNTITVNNSNLLYITIKPYIENKSLNSVLRKLDNKYTSISDLKSNYALINDLPTTGIASTRSIVEEDYWEMKLLVFSLSTEFKSVSFELNINFNKNGYDGLVNNGRPLNILRRIISVLTRHISSEAIKDVENIKKNFDIEKVLLSRQLKEKVKEIIKREDLIIQPSLNSIRLCKNNNGIGIGMSMNQELNSRMNWYQKVNLKPPKKDFTLGNYQLSLPDYDYESYDYSSWRTFKYNSNKMMKGEDIKQLQMILNQFGANLEVDGYYGSSTRKAVIGFQKSSGLSTDGVVGPNTREEIKKGLGMEIDKFEIVITRNEETEKTTVGQINVEGEDIGYTLERAWKNNQNNESRIPAGEYEAFIRKAGTSKWKYDVIQLKNVPGRTAIQIHRGNIYPHTVGCILVGKYKREVIEKIYIRDYADDYSKDIIGTDMVLDSRVALNEIMDKYKEKGGKIVVTIKDNF